A single genomic interval of Ammospiza caudacuta isolate bAmmCau1 chromosome 19, bAmmCau1.pri, whole genome shotgun sequence harbors:
- the LOC131566253 gene encoding RING finger protein 222-like has product MSEAPPSKEAAPAECPVCYERFQPLEATQRRLSCGHTFCHDCLVKCLLSAKLGGHVQSSIVCPVCRFVTFLSRRKVLWLPRAADPRVLQVSLSPSSLSQLARSEPPNTLVVPSHFVLPEQSVGRVSPGAGLAREAHIFVISEHGMPLLAAQRCGSGLPGGTGGDTASTGSVSVSSSPALGLQCCQSPMALAVMLVLTVAMLAAVLPWLLLVRRDL; this is encoded by the exons ATGTCCGAGGCCCCCCCCAGCAAGGAGGCTGCCCCGGCCGAGTGCCCCGTGTGCTACGAGCGGTTCCAGCCCCTGGAGGCCACGCAGCGCCGCCTCAGCTGCGGCCACACCTTCTGCCACGACTGCCTGGTGAAGTGCCTGCTGTCGGCCAAGCTGGGCGGGCACGTCCAGAGCAGCATCGTGTGCCCCGTGTGCCGCTTCGTCACCTTCCTCAGCAGGAGGAAGGTTCTGTGGCTGCCCAGGGCCGCCGACCCCCGCGTGCTGCAg gtgtccctgtccccatcctccctgtcccagctggccAGGAGCGAGCCCCCCAACACTCTGGTGGTCCCCAGTCACTTCGTGCTGCCGGAGCAGAGCGTGGGGCGGGTTTcccccggggcagggctggcacgggAGGCTCACATCTTTGTCATCAGCGAGCACGGCATGCCGCTGCTGGCCGCCCAGCGCTGCGGATCGGGGCTGCCCGGGGGCACCGGCGGGGACACGGCCAGCACAGGGTCGGTGTCGGTGTCTTCCAGTCCcgcgctggggctgcagtgctgccagtCCCCCATGGCCCTGGCCGTGATGCTGGTGCTGACCGTGGCCATGCTGGCCGCcgtgctgccctggctgctgctggtcaGGAGGGACCTATAG